In a single window of the Streptomyces cinnabarinus genome:
- a CDS encoding caspase family protein: MIGVGGYPHLASGARARGRVPRLLRGLGPLTSPPRSALAFARHLVDGTDGIWQTPLRSVDVLLSWAADDTDGLGQAASVQASPAGLDDIREAFERWTASCSTDPDNVGILYFCGHGLQSDGQILLADDINRFAESPFAQAFDFDRTRLALQQRGPRTQFFVIDACRVGGSGDEPPAVLALADRTVFGLSVRQNELTVRMPPYSEATGYPEQVSHLTSALIKALDGQAAETDDAGEWVVRMEGISGAINTLLMRELGVEALDQGVETTIVGDAVLYRLHEAPAARLTVRCLPPEAASRTKLTCVPHEPPDSPHIHGGQPVDARPTADGERIRQWELHLRAGVYTVRAACDEAAAVSRCLPVWPPHSRTSLRVAP; encoded by the coding sequence GTGATCGGCGTCGGCGGCTACCCTCACCTGGCATCCGGGGCGCGAGCCCGCGGGCGCGTGCCGCGCTTGCTCCGGGGCCTGGGGCCGCTCACGTCCCCGCCACGCTCCGCTCTCGCGTTCGCCCGCCATCTCGTGGACGGCACTGACGGGATCTGGCAGACGCCGCTGCGCAGTGTCGACGTACTCCTGAGCTGGGCGGCCGATGACACGGACGGGCTCGGACAAGCGGCCTCAGTACAGGCGTCGCCGGCCGGGCTGGACGATATCCGCGAAGCGTTCGAGCGGTGGACCGCCTCTTGTTCCACGGATCCCGACAACGTGGGCATCCTCTACTTCTGCGGTCATGGCCTGCAGTCCGACGGGCAGATCCTGCTGGCTGACGACATCAACCGCTTCGCCGAGTCGCCCTTCGCCCAGGCCTTCGACTTCGACAGGACGCGCCTGGCGCTCCAACAGCGCGGTCCCCGCACGCAGTTCTTCGTGATCGACGCCTGCCGGGTCGGAGGATCGGGCGACGAGCCGCCTGCGGTGCTCGCCCTCGCGGACCGCACCGTGTTCGGGCTCAGCGTGCGCCAGAATGAACTCACCGTGCGCATGCCGCCCTACTCCGAAGCAACCGGCTACCCGGAGCAGGTGTCCCACCTGACCAGCGCGCTGATCAAGGCGCTCGACGGCCAGGCGGCCGAGACCGATGACGCCGGAGAATGGGTGGTCCGCATGGAGGGCATATCAGGAGCGATCAACACCCTCCTCATGCGGGAGCTCGGCGTGGAAGCCCTGGATCAGGGAGTGGAGACCACCATCGTGGGCGATGCGGTCCTGTACCGGCTGCACGAGGCACCCGCGGCCCGGCTCACCGTGCGCTGTCTGCCACCTGAGGCAGCGTCCCGCACGAAGCTCACCTGCGTTCCCCACGAACCGCCCGACAGCCCCCACATCCACGGCGGGCAACCGGTCGACGCACGCCCCACGGCGGACGGCGAGCGCATCCGCCAGTGGGAACTGCACTTACGCGCCGGTGTGTACACGGTGCGTGCCGCCTGTGACGAGGCCGCCGCCGTATCCCGATGCCTGCCCGTGTGGCCGCCCCACTCCCGGACGAGCCTGCGGGTCGCACCGTGA
- a CDS encoding peptidase inhibitor family I36 protein codes for MNFKGKLATVALVGSMAVSGMAATAPSAAAVGGCPSGKLCLYDDPNYAHLDITSTSTKACFSLTDWNGFSDGIGSYVNNLPVPVDVYTWTGSVYLYDGRIRAGGFSSNAGSKFGSRGTVCTGGLTPPGW; via the coding sequence GTGAACTTCAAGGGCAAGCTGGCGACGGTTGCGCTCGTTGGAAGCATGGCCGTAAGCGGCATGGCGGCGACTGCGCCGTCCGCGGCGGCGGTGGGTGGCTGCCCGTCGGGCAAGCTGTGCCTCTACGACGATCCCAACTACGCCCACCTCGACATCACGAGCACCAGCACGAAGGCCTGCTTCAGCCTGACCGACTGGAACGGGTTCAGCGACGGCATCGGGTCGTATGTGAACAACCTGCCGGTGCCGGTCGACGTCTACACCTGGACCGGTTCCGTGTACCTGTACGACGGCAGGATCCGCGCCGGCGGCTTCAGCTCCAACGCGGGCAGCAAGTTCGGTTCCCGGGGGACAGTCTGCACCGGGGGCCTCACGCCGCCCGGCTGGTAG
- a CDS encoding AraC family transcriptional regulator has protein sequence MDPLSSLLSGIRAEGSVVSHAVLHAAWSIRFTDGAPLTMVTVLRGGGTLLLPDGSERVIAAGDTAIVRGPAPFRLMDQPATVGHPHAEYEINCFTAEASCSDQELAGIHWGTDPGGATALIVGAYRATGHRHERLLRALPPILVVTEDADVCAWLESSAADAARFSSGSQALMDRLLDWALVCTLRTWFDRAGADAPSWYRGFADPVLAPALRAFHGRPAETWTVASLAAQAGVSRALFARRFTQLMGRPPLAYLTECRMDEAGTLLADTDLSIAQIAKTIGYADAFGFSAAFKRHTGQSPSKFRAAAA, from the coding sequence ATGGATCCGTTGAGTTCGCTACTGAGCGGCATCCGGGCCGAGGGCTCGGTCGTCAGCCATGCCGTCCTCCACGCGGCGTGGAGCATCCGCTTCACCGACGGCGCACCGCTGACCATGGTCACCGTGCTGCGCGGGGGCGGCACCCTGCTGTTGCCCGACGGCAGCGAGCGGGTGATCGCCGCGGGCGACACGGCCATCGTGCGCGGCCCCGCGCCGTTCCGCCTCATGGACCAGCCCGCCACGGTCGGGCACCCCCACGCCGAGTATGAGATCAACTGCTTCACCGCAGAAGCCTCGTGCTCGGACCAGGAACTCGCCGGCATCCATTGGGGCACCGACCCGGGCGGAGCCACGGCACTCATCGTGGGTGCCTACCGCGCCACTGGCCATCGCCACGAACGGCTCCTGCGCGCGCTGCCACCAATCCTGGTCGTCACCGAGGACGCCGACGTCTGCGCCTGGCTGGAGAGCTCCGCCGCCGACGCCGCCCGGTTCTCCTCCGGTTCGCAGGCGCTGATGGACCGGCTCCTCGACTGGGCACTGGTGTGCACGCTGCGCACCTGGTTCGACCGGGCCGGCGCCGACGCTCCGAGCTGGTATCGCGGCTTCGCCGACCCGGTCCTCGCGCCCGCCCTGCGCGCATTCCACGGCCGACCCGCCGAGACCTGGACGGTCGCGTCGCTGGCTGCGCAAGCAGGCGTCTCCCGGGCGCTGTTCGCAAGGCGCTTCACCCAACTGATGGGCCGCCCGCCCCTTGCCTATCTCACCGAATGCCGCATGGACGAGGCCGGGACGCTCCTGGCCGACACGGATCTCAGCATCGCCCAGATCGCGAAGACCATCGGCTACGCCGACGCCTTCGGCTTCAGCGCCGCCTTCAAACGCCACACAGGCCAGAGCCCCAGCAAGTTCCGCGCTGCGGCGGCGTGA
- a CDS encoding NAD(P)H oxidoreductase, with translation MQQHSAKTALVVVAHHRSDSLTAHTARRAAARLQAAGYRIDLLDLHAEGFDPRMNVEDQPDWGDREKAYSEEVHAHMRRILDADVVVAVFPVYWQSVPAVLKGWIDRVWNYGFAYGRSKPRLAGKRMLWLGLAGATADDPIAEGMQSVLEANLSEGIASYCGFSHSSVGLLLDAEERPQRVDAQGNLHVGDAVVGADRQSQYAEFDRRTLDFVEKFLVHEPLAV, from the coding sequence GTGCAGCAGCACAGCGCCAAAACAGCCCTCGTGGTCGTCGCGCACCATCGCAGCGATTCCCTCACCGCACACACCGCCCGCCGTGCGGCCGCCCGGCTGCAGGCGGCCGGATATCGCATCGACTTGCTCGACCTGCACGCCGAGGGATTCGACCCTCGGATGAATGTGGAGGACCAGCCGGACTGGGGCGATCGGGAGAAGGCGTATTCGGAAGAGGTGCACGCCCATATGCGGCGCATCCTCGACGCAGATGTAGTTGTCGCCGTCTTCCCTGTGTACTGGCAAAGCGTGCCCGCTGTCCTCAAGGGATGGATCGACCGCGTGTGGAACTACGGGTTCGCCTACGGCCGTAGCAAGCCGCGTTTGGCCGGCAAGCGCATGCTGTGGCTCGGCCTGGCCGGCGCCACCGCCGACGATCCCATCGCCGAGGGAATGCAGTCCGTCCTTGAGGCCAACCTGAGCGAGGGCATCGCCAGCTACTGCGGCTTCTCCCACTCAAGTGTGGGCCTGCTCCTCGACGCGGAAGAGCGACCGCAGCGCGTCGACGCCCAGGGCAATCTGCACGTCGGCGACGCGGTCGTCGGCGCTGACCGGCAATCGCAGTACGCCGAATTCGACCGTCGGACACTGGACTTCGTGGAAAAGTTCCTCGTGCACGAACCGCTCGCGGTCTGA
- a CDS encoding MFS transporter, which produces MTGTTQAPSGSAAADDAARSVTRPFYVYAVLANSLFQRGVFVLFLYQRGFSAGQVALLQTLLYLVSGLAELPTGVIADRIGRRASIVIGQVLIAGCLLGQAAFSNYWLFLALFIGQGVGMACVSGSDTALLYDLLVRRGATAGYVRIKSRFTMLGTVTSGAAIVLGGQLQQISWGVVYVGSAACLVLAVVVLMSRVPEIRGADAVDEQDGAEEKHGDTTAWRAMLRVATPALVTLVVVSGLMHATLTPYIIFTQKTLSDQGAGTALVSVVISAGFFVGGLTPLLSNRADRRVGYRVIVPVSLLTLAAALGLTGLGLVWVTIAVFLALVGIPEITAVIVDNVFNEAVPSRHRASLLSMIAFVESALIGIGYLVLGTLMDGLGSSVGMATYAVVPLLACLLWLPVLFRGARVTTEIEKPAEQKAS; this is translated from the coding sequence GTGACCGGCACCACGCAGGCCCCTAGCGGGTCGGCTGCAGCCGACGATGCAGCACGAAGTGTCACGCGCCCATTCTACGTCTATGCCGTGCTCGCCAACTCGCTGTTCCAGCGCGGCGTATTCGTCCTCTTCCTCTATCAGCGAGGCTTCTCCGCCGGGCAAGTGGCCCTGCTTCAGACACTGCTGTACCTGGTCAGCGGGCTTGCCGAGTTGCCGACGGGAGTCATAGCCGACCGAATCGGCAGGCGTGCCAGCATCGTCATCGGCCAGGTGCTGATCGCTGGATGTCTGCTCGGCCAGGCGGCGTTTTCCAACTACTGGCTGTTCCTGGCGCTGTTCATCGGGCAGGGCGTGGGCATGGCATGCGTGTCCGGTTCGGACACCGCCCTGCTGTACGACCTGCTCGTGCGTCGTGGTGCAACGGCCGGCTACGTCAGGATCAAGTCCCGGTTCACCATGCTCGGGACGGTCACCTCGGGAGCCGCCATCGTCCTCGGCGGCCAACTGCAGCAGATTTCCTGGGGAGTCGTCTACGTCGGTTCGGCGGCGTGCCTCGTCCTGGCCGTGGTGGTGCTGATGTCACGGGTGCCCGAGATCCGCGGCGCGGACGCGGTGGACGAGCAGGACGGAGCCGAGGAGAAGCACGGCGACACGACAGCATGGCGGGCGATGCTTCGGGTCGCCACGCCGGCGCTCGTGACGCTGGTCGTGGTGTCCGGCTTGATGCATGCGACTTTGACTCCGTACATCATCTTCACGCAGAAGACCCTCTCCGATCAGGGAGCGGGCACCGCATTGGTCAGCGTGGTCATATCGGCGGGATTCTTCGTCGGCGGGCTCACTCCGCTGCTGTCGAACCGCGCGGACCGGCGCGTCGGGTATCGGGTCATCGTCCCGGTGTCTCTCCTGACACTCGCCGCGGCACTCGGCCTGACCGGCCTCGGCCTTGTCTGGGTCACTATCGCCGTGTTCCTGGCCCTGGTCGGGATTCCCGAGATCACCGCCGTGATCGTGGACAACGTGTTCAATGAGGCTGTGCCGTCGCGCCACCGGGCGAGCCTGCTGTCGATGATCGCATTCGTGGAGTCGGCGCTCATCGGCATCGGTTACCTCGTCCTCGGCACGCTCATGGACGGACTGGGCTCCAGTGTGGGCATGGCCACTTACGCCGTCGTCCCGCTGCTGGCATGTCTCCTGTGGCTCCCGGTGCTCTTCCGAGGGGCACGGGTGACCACTGAGATCGAGAAGCCTGCCGAGCAGAAGGCATCCTGA